The genomic segment GTTCATCACCGGAGGAGAGAAATTGTCCACGAAGCAGATGAGGACGTTGGGTTCCCCGAACTCCATGGGGTCTTCGGGAAACACCATGGCCGAAGGAGGCACTGAGGAAGGGAGAAGGCATTAGGATCCCCTGACTCAGATTGCCCACCAACCCCGTTCTGTCCCCCTGCGCATGCCCCAATTCTGGGTACCGTTCTGGGCCCGAGTGCGGTTGCTGCGCTTCATGAGGATTTCCAGGTTGGTCTTCATGATGGCCATGTTGTTAAGGGCGCCCAGGGCATCGAAGCTGACCTGCTTGGCGTAGTCGGGCAGCCGCCAGACGTTCTGCTTGTGTTCCCAATCCACATGGAGGAGCTCCTCCTGGTCAAAGTCCTGGAGGAACTCCCCAGACTCCTTTCCTGACGGGAAGCTCTCCTGGAAGTAGTCTAGCTGGATTTCCGTGTGGACTACTGCATCTGATGAATGAGAGACAaggatgaatatatatatatatatatatgtatttattaatatttatttccatttgaGGGTTTACAACTCTCTGCCACTTGTAGCAGTTTgcaccaaattaaaacaaatcacagaGAAAATACAGGAAAATTTGGACTAGGATCAAGAAACAAAGTTGGAGAGAAAATGATAATTGTGCAAAGCCATCAATATTTACATTGCAAACACTTCTTTCATACAGCCAGAGATGAAACTGTTCACATTTGAGCATTAAGGAGAAGCTGGaaattaataagtaaataaataattattattacatcatCATTGGTC from the Sceloporus undulatus isolate JIND9_A2432 ecotype Alabama unplaced genomic scaffold, SceUnd_v1.1 scaffold_20299, whole genome shotgun sequence genome contains:
- the LOC121918624 gene encoding mamu class II histocompatibility antigen, DR alpha chain-like, coding for AVVHTEIQLDYFQESFPSGKESGEFLQDFDQEELLHVDWEHKQNVWRLPDYAKQVSFDALGALNNMAIMKTNLEILMKRSNRTRAQNVPPSAMVFPEDPMEFGEPNVLICFVDNFSPPVM